The window CGATGGaacattcattaataatgCAACAAAAACAACAGACGAGTTATAAGATTTCTATGTAATCATACAATTTAGTCCTGATTAAGCGGTTCAACAATCCCTTGACttctaaataaaattcaaactgTTGAGTTTCTTCCATCCTCCTGATAGATACAGCAAGAGAAACGGATAATTGTCAATCGTTTATAACTCGACACCAGTGAAGTGAAAAtatcattgaaatgaaaacaaatttttttatttcaaaaactcAAAACTGAGATctgatttattcaaattccGTCGTTCATTCAGCAGATAACGCTGAGTGAACTAAAGTCACTCTGTTTCATCCACCTCTTTACTTCCAGGAAAAATGGACGAACCGACAAAGGGTCTTGGTGTTCGCGTCCAGAGGAATAAATCATCGAGACCGTCACTTGATGGAGGATTTGAAGTCACTCATGCCTCATCATCGAACAGAAGCTAAAATGGAAAGGCAGAAGAACCTCCAGGTGGTGAACGAGATTTGCGAAGCCAAAAATTGTAACAAGgcggttttattcgaagggaggaagaaaagagatctctacatgtggttttcaaatgtcaaaagtggtccttctgcgaaatttttggttgagaatagtaagttaatctagcaattccatattgtctttccaaattcatttcctacttctttcctaatctttgaatttctattttccaatgaggttttgattgtttgtttttttttcattttctcattttaattcatcaacTTTTTGAAACATTCAAATGTATTTAAActatcaattttcacagtttacacaatgggagaaatgaaattgacaggcaattgcctaaagggatcacgtccaattctctccttcgatgagaacttctccacgaaTCCTCACTATGCCCTCCTGCGAGAGTTGTtcacccagatatttggtgtgcccaaccaccaccccaaaagcaagcccttcttcgaccacgtctacacattcagcgtcctggacaacaggatatggttcagaaactaccagatcctgactgaagatggaggattggcagagataggtcCCAGATTTGtcttgaatccagtgaaaatattcgccgggagttttggaggagaaaccctctgggacaactccttctacatctctccagccaAGTTTCGTCAAGccataaataagaaagctggaggaaaatacataaatagaatcgagcagaagatggcacagaaggcgaacaagcctgaggtctcgtactcgttgaATCCATTggatgatatattcaaaggagaaccattggtgaaggccaaggagctggaggccggagagtcAGAGGAGCTACGGACGAACCAGGGGACTggggagacgggtgaggaaactgtggatcccttcgaaggaaaatccgcagccgagatgaaggaactcgagaaaagagctctgaggaactttC of the Diachasmimorpha longicaudata isolate KC_UGA_2023 chromosome 13, iyDiaLong2, whole genome shotgun sequence genome contains:
- the LOC135168942 gene encoding ribosome biogenesis protein BRX1 homolog, which encodes MANKSLKRKRKIENVKQGIPKDEGEVLPAKRSSDEPPVKREKWTNRQRVLVFASRGINHRDRHLMEDLKSLMPHHRTEAKMERQKNLQVVNEICEAKNCNKAVLFEGRKKRDLYMWFSNVKSGPSAKFLVENIYTMGEMKLTGNCLKGSRPILSFDENFSTNPHYALLRELFTQIFGVPNHHPKSKPFFDHVYTFSVLDNRIWFRNYQILTEDGGLAEIGPRFVLNPVKIFAGSFGGETLWDNSFYISPAKFRQAINKKAGGKYINRIEQKMAQKANKPEVSYSLNPLDDIFKGEPLVKAKELEAGESEELRTNQGTGETGEETVDPFEGKSAAEMKELEKRALRNFQKRAKKTTKSKTLGSKVTKKKKGK